One stretch of Oncorhynchus masou masou isolate Uvic2021 chromosome 9, UVic_Omas_1.1, whole genome shotgun sequence DNA includes these proteins:
- the LOC135545205 gene encoding beta-crystallin A1-2-like encodes MHRTTRSPMMQTLVNSGMGIAPFFKVTVFEQEHFQGKCQEFTSECCNIHECGLDIIRSIRVESGAWVGFEHHDFQGQQFILERGEYPHWDAYSGSLSYHVERLMSLRPIYCASHMSSRMMIFERENFMGRSVELCDDYPSLQAMGWSMPEVGSMHVQCGAFVCYQFPGYRGQQYIMECERHSGDYQHWKNWGSHCQTPQIQSIRRIQH; translated from the exons ATGCACAGAACAACTCGATCCCCAATGATGCAAACCCTGGTCAACTCGGGAATGGGCATAGCTCCTTTCTTCAAG gtgactGTGTTCGAGCAGGAGCACTTCCAGGGCAAGTGCCAGGAGTTCACCTCTGAGTGCTGTAACATCCACGAGTGTGGTCTGGACATCATCCGCTCCATCAGAGTGGAGAGTGGAGC ctGGGTGGGCTTTGAGCACCATGATTTCCAGGGCCAGCAGTtcatcctggagagaggagagtacccCCACTGGGACGCCTACAGCGGCTCCCTGTCCTACCACGTGGAGCGTCTCATGTCCCTGCGTCCCATCTATTGTGCT tcccacaTGAGCAGTCGTATGATGATTTTTGAGAGAGAGAACTTCATGGGCCGCAGTGTTGAGCTGTGTGACGACTACCCCTCCCTGCAGGCCATGGGCTGGTCCATGCCCGAGGTCGGCTCCATGCACGTGCAGTGTGGCGC CTTTGTGTGCTACCAGTTCCCCGGCTACAGGGGCCAGCAGTACATCATGGAGTGTGAGAGACACAGTGGAGATTACCAGCACTGGAAGAACTGGGGCTCCCACTGCCAGACCCCTCAGATCCAGTCTATCCGCCGTATCCAGCATTAA